Proteins from a single region of Gasterosteus aculeatus chromosome 20, fGasAcu3.hap1.1, whole genome shotgun sequence:
- the LOC120810095 gene encoding integrin beta-1 encodes MSALKLLAYLGLLLVLSCLSGAEEQKCSTSAHNCDECIQSGPACAWCSAPNANIRCDTLKGLQRAGCHKSYVFNPRGRVQVVKNDSGTEPADAEALSLRPRDVSLRLRPGVSESFPLMITVPTAQPITELIMDTSALPAGVNVSFSTIVNENPLLVVQVTVTAAQCPSERDDLNQNRNGPWPVHIIPRGFLLSVKLEINLECQCDCTRNREENSAGCGGRGALVCGQCECRTPYTGPQCQGDVDSTLSQNDDYCRPAPNAPVCSRRGKCEEGFCECETRANVGERYSGKFCECSNFDCLYHNGRICGGHGECECGRCVCDEGWTGEDCSCTIETASCRSRNQKLCNGNGMCICGMCKCESHYLGRTCEDSPF; translated from the exons ATGTCTGCGTTGAAGCTGCTCGCATATCTCGGCCTGCTGCTCGTTCTGTCGTGTCTCAGCGGTGCAGAGGAACAAAAGTGCAGCACATCTGCTCACAACTGTGACGAGTGCATTCAGTCGGGCCCGGCGTGCGCCTGGTGCTCCGCGCCGAACGCCAACATCCGCTGTGATACCTTGAAGGGCCTGCAGAGAGCAGGCTGTCACAAGAGTTACGTGTTCAACCCTCGGGGCAGAGTGCAAGTTGTCAAAAATGACAGCGG CACCGAACCAGCAGATGCCGAGGCCTTGTCCCTCCGTCCCCGGGACGTCTCCCTGCGTTTGAGGCCGGGTGTGAGCGAGTCCTTCCCTCTCATGATCACCGTGCCAACAGCACAGCCCATCACAGAGCTCATCATGGACACGAGCGCTCTGCCAGCAGGAGTCAACGTCTCATTCAGCACCATTGTGAATGAAAACCCTCTGCTGGTTGTACAG GTGACCGTCACAGCTGCCCAGTGTCCCAGTGAGAGGGACGACTTGAACCAGAACAGGAATGGGCCCTGGCCTGTCCACATTATACCCAGAGGATTTTTACTGAGCGTGAAGTTAGAGATCAATCTGGAGT GTCAGTGTGACTGCACAAGAAACCGCGAGGAAAACAGCGCTGGCTGCGGCGGCCGCGGGGCTCTGGTGTGTGGGCAGTGCGAGTGCCGTACGCCGTACACTGGACCACAGTGCCAGGGAGACGTCGACTCAACGCTTTCACAAAATGACGACTACTGTCGCCCGGCCCCGAACGCCCCCGTGTGCAGCCGTAGGGGAAAATGCGAGGAAGGATTCTGTGAGTGCGAGACGCGAGCGAACGTGGGAGAACGATACAGCGGAAAATTCTGCGAGTGCAGCAACTTTGATTGTTTGTACCACAACGGCAG AATATGTGGAGGCCATGGGGAGTGTGAGTGTGGACGCTGCGTGTGTGACGAAGGCTGGACTGGTGAAGATTGCAGCTGCACCATCGAGACCGCTTCTTGTAGGTCGAGAAACCAGAAGCTGTGTAACGGCAACGGGATGTGTATATGCGGAATGTGCAAGTGTGAATCACATTACTTGGGCCGGACCTGTGAGGACTCCCCTTTTTGA
- the mrs2 gene encoding magnesium transporter MRS2 homolog, mitochondrial — translation MSLRRVLLAGCMNCCRMYPPPAGNFHPKSLLSSVIYFPSRTIGTGSSILCCALAAPSPLKYSVPRGNRKVGLFSRNYSGIGSDALFSQTLPVSRCQARRFHQPAALGKKNLLPQSAPWPMSLVRYRVTEVSSLSPAFVVMNFDQEGNVTSFEKKKTELCQELRLQARDLRFQHSTSLIARNNCIILRMESLKAIVTPQSLLVLDFRGLGLERWLVLELAPQLASQSHSLPFEFRALEVILQHKINTLQAQLNDVEPVMLDTLESLLDPKSLSADRSKLHVLLQNSKSLSELETDIKVFKDTLLKILDEEEIIEELCLTKWTDPRVFEESSLGIDHAEEMELLLDNYYMQAEELGNKTRELKGLIDDSESVIFINLDSHRNVMMRLSLQLSMGSFSLSLFGLIGVAFGMNLESSFEEDPRIFWLVTGFMFLGSGMIWRRLLSFLGRHLEPSVPPLIPQVWKRNLKASDYKTGVR, via the exons ATGTCTCTGCGCAGGGTGCTGCTCGCTGGCTGCATGAACTGCTGCAGGATGTATCCTCCACCTGCTGGCAACTTTCACCCAAAGAGCCTCTTGAGTTCTGTCATTTACTTTCCCTCAAGAACAATCGGGACCGGGAGCTCCATCCTATGTTGTGCTCTCGCAGCACCCTCCCCGCTGAAGTACTCTGTGCCCCGTGGAAATAGAAAAGTGGGATTGTTCAGCAGGAATTACAGCGGAATCGGATCAGATGCATTGTTCAGTCAAACCCTGCCGGTGTCAAGATGTCAAGCCAGAAGATTTCATCAGCCTGCTGCGTTAGGAAAGAAGAACCTGCTACCGCAAAGTGCCCCATGGCCAA TGTCCTTGGTCCGCTACAGAGTGACGGAGGTCTCCAGTCTGTCCCCAGCTTTTGTAGTG ATGAACTTTGACCAAGAGGGAAATGTGACATCATTTG agaagaagaaaacggaGCTTTGTCAGGAGCTTCGCCTTCAGGCCAGGGACCTCCGCTTTCAGCACAGTACCAGCTTAATAGCTAGAAACAACTGCATCATCCTACGGATGGAG TCTTTGAAAGCCATCGTGACCCCGCAGTCCCTGTTGGTGTTGGATTTCCGCGGTTTGGGACTGGAGCGTTGGCTGGTTCTGGAACTGGCCCCTCAGCTCGCTTCACAGTCGCACTCTCTGCCCTTTGAGTTCAGAGCGCTGGAGGTCATCCTGCAGCACAAG ATAAACACTCTACAAGCTCAGCTGAATGACGTCGAGCCAGTAATGTTGGACACACTGGAATCCCTGCTGGATCCTAAAAGCCTTTCTGCTGATAGAAGTAAACTACATGTTCTGCTGCAGAACAGCAAGAG TTTATCGGAGTTGGAGACTGACATTAAAGTCTTCAAGGATACCCTGCTAAAGAttttggatgaagaggagaTCATTGAAGAACTGTGCCTCACAAAGTGGACGGACCCAAGAGTTTT TGAGGAGAGCAGTTTGGGTATTGACCATGCGGAGGAGATGGAACTGTTACTGGATAATTATTATATGCAG GCTGAGGAGCTGGGGAACAAGACCAGAGAGCTAAAAGGGCTGATAGACGACTCTGAAAGTGTTATCTTTATCAACCTGGAtag CCATCGTAACGTGATGATGCGCCTCAGCCTGCAGCTGTCGATGGGTTCCTTCTCCCTTTCCTTATTCGGTCTCATAGGGGTGGCCTTCGGAATGAATTTGGAGTCGTCCTTCGAAGAA GATCCCCGCATTTTCTGGCTGGTGACAGGCTTCATGTTCTTGGGCAGCGGGATGATATGGAGGAGACTGCTGTCGTTTCTGGGGCGACATCTAGAGCCTTCAGTTCCCCCTCTT ATCCCTCAAGTCTGGAAGAGAAATCTCAAAGCATCAGACTATAAAACAGGAGTCCGATGA
- the LOC120810086 gene encoding lipid scramblase CLPTM1L: MFPWCLSKPADFPGSRSSIAKLLLGVFVVYALHTAWLLYGFLHTKPCDGSTGEHCITSYLTARARLQMSVFTCLVPDNSQLHLAVKIDPFDPDSAFERQVNVSVPEPTRANGTLFAVVYVHRAGVSPLEDSREVHYAAQLTTYITPAYRDGQRDTQKRSSPRSENTVSHWRPHLAITLMSEDFTFNRAGLPSDVRRYMRVSQEGRQMIYLPLLLVNELSFRVRDLLEISSSTVQLPLTVSYEGISLRGFRFWVHLQDVVYSLRQFGFTEENIDEIKETLLGSNLYLLVLTALITALQLICEFLALKNDFSSWRKKKSMVGMSRKSVQWRSLSTLLIFLHLLQETSLLVLLPVGLGACVEVWKVFTVFKIQFQWKSSKLHVNKLDEEERKTVEYDTQASRYLSYLVYPLCISGAIFSLAYFRQKSYYSWLVNTLVTGVYAFGFLSMAPQLFINHKLKSVCHLQGTVLLYRGVNTLISDLCSCASFFSSSGSFSSSHQLSCFRDEILFFLYLYQRRRYAHKSRRRESGTHSKKLKTQ, encoded by the exons aTGTTCCCGTGGTGTCTGTCGAAGCCCGCGGACTTCCCCGGCAGCCGCAGCTCCATCGCCAAGCTGCTGCTCGGGGTCTTCGTGGTGTACGCGCTGCACACCGCCTGGCTGCTGTACGGCTTCCTGCACACCAAACCCTGCGATGGCAGCACCGGGGAGCACTGCATCACCTCCTACCTGACGGCAAGAGCCCGCCTGCAG ATGAGTGTCTTCACTTGCCTTGTGCCAGACAACAGCCAACTCCACCTCGCTGTAAAAATAGACCCCTTTGACCCGGACTCCGCATTTGAGAG gcaGGTGAATGTCTCCGTGCCGGAGCCGACCCGCGCTAACGGCACTCTGTTTGCCGTGGTGTACGTTCACAGAGCCGGGGTTTCACCTCTGGAGGACAGCAGGGAAGTTCACTACGCAGCGCAGCTTACCACCTACATCACTCCCGCGTACAGAGACGGGCAGAGAGACACGCAGAAG AGGTCAAGTCCCAGATCAGAGAATACTGTGTCCCACTGGAGACCTCACCTGGCAATTACTTTGATGTCGGAGGACTTCACCTTCAACAGAGCGGGGCTTCCTAGTGACGTGCGGCGCTACATGAGAGT CTCACAGGAAGGCCGACAAATGATCtacctccctctgctgctggttAACGAGCTCAGCTTCAGAGTCAGAGATCTCCTG GagatcagcagcagcaccgtTCAGCTCCCTCTGACTGTGTCCTACGAGGGAATCTCTTTAAGGGGATTCAGATTCTGGGTGCATCTACAGGACGTGGTTTATTCCCTGCGACAGTTTG GCTTCACTGAGGAGAACATAGATGAAATTAAAGAGACTTTGCTGGGCTCCAACCTCTACCTGTTAGTGTTGACTGCACTCATCACAGCTCTGCAA CTCATCTGTGAATTCTTGGCTCTTAAAAATGACTTCAGCTcatggaggaaaaagaagagcatGGTGGGAATGTCCAGGAAGTCAG TTCAGTGGCGCAGTCTCAGCACTTTGCTGATCTTCCTgcacctgctgcaggagaccAGTTTACTGGTGCTCCTCCCTGTTGGACTGGGAGCATGTGTAGAG GTATGGAAGGTGTTTACAGTGTTTAAGATCCAGTTTCAATGGAAAAGCTCCAAGCTCCAT GTAAATAAGCTagatgaggaagaaagaaagacagtgGAGTACGACACACAG GCGTCCAGATACTTGTCCTACTTGGTCTATCCTCTGTGCATCAGCGGAGCTATTTTCTCACTGGCCTACTTTCGCCAAAAGAG TTACTACTCCTGGTTGGTCAACACGCTAGTGACAG GAGTGTATGCCTTTGGCTTCCTGTCTATGGCCCCACAGCTATTCATCAACCACAAG CTGAAGTCCGTGTGCCACCTGCAGGGGACAGTGTTGCTGTACAGA GGGGTAAACACGCTGATCTCAGACCTGTGCTCCTGtgcctcctttttctcctcgtctggatctttctcctcctctcatcaaCTATCCTGCTTCAGAGATGagatcctcttcttcctctaccTCTATCAGCGAAG GCGTTATGCCCACAAGTCCAGGAGGCGAGAGTCCGGAACCCACAGCAAGAAACTAAAGACTCAATGA